Proteins encoded together in one Impatiens glandulifera chromosome 1, dImpGla2.1, whole genome shotgun sequence window:
- the LOC124916213 gene encoding probable WRKY transcription factor 26 produces MATSSAGSLENSSTSSFSFMYSPTTTSSFSDLLSVDLYPPVTAADSLHGGGLSDRISHRRGFGMPKFKSIQPLHLPLSPSSFFSIPAGLTAADLLESPVLLLQTDSNVLPSPTTGTFPIHSDDNQRFGIKQEYGNFSFQTHPTSVVCDLQQEQEQGKQSNSDHRNLKSNRKSEDGYNWRKYGQKQVKASENPRSYYKCTYPNCPTKKKVEKSIEGVITEIVYKGTHNHPKPHNTRKSSSSSSSYSLSYNPPVINEVSEQSYVTSLGGNGQMESVGTPENSSVSVGNDDFENQSCQGRSRSVVDEEEPDAKRWKMEGENEGGAAGNRAVREPRVVVQTTSDIDILVDGYRWRKYGQKVVKGNPNPRSYYKCTSTNCKVRKHVERASHNHREVITTYEGKHNHDVPAERGRGSHMINMPLQTSQPNPSSNLIMDITRPSPMQNPIRNSRLEMLEGPLGGFGYRSLSSDNNNVFTVAKDETRDDMFFESLLC; encoded by the exons ATGGCCACCTCTTCAGCAGGAAGCTTAGAAAACTCTTCTACCTCATCTTTTTCTTTCATGTATTCTCCGACAACAACCTCGTCTTTCTCCGACCTCCTCTCCGTCGACCTATACCCACCTGTAACCGCCGCCGATTCACTCCACGGCGGCGGCCTCTCCGATCGAATCTCTCACCGGCGAGGTTTCGGTATGCCTAAATTCAAGTCTATTCAACCTCTCCATCTCCCTCTATctccttcttccttcttctccatCCCTGCCGGACTCACCGCCGCCGATCTGCTTGAATCGcctgttcttcttcttcagactgATTCCAAC GTTTTACCATCTCCTACTACAGGGACTTTTCCCATTCATTCCGATGATAATCAACGATTTGGGATCAAGCAAGAATATGGGAATTTCTCTTTTCAGACTCATCCCACTTCAGTAGTATGTGATCTTCAGCAGGAACAGGAACAGGGGAAACAGAGCAATTCCGATCATAGGAATCTGAAATCAAACAGGAAATCAGAGGATGGGTACAACTGGAGAAAATACGGGCAGAAGCAAGTGAAAGCTAGTGAAAATCCCAGAAGCTATTACAAGTGCACATACCCAAATTGCCCAACTAAGAAGAAAGTTGAGAAATCTATTGAAGGGGTTATTACAGAGATTGTTTACAAAGGAACTCATAATCATCCAAAGCCTCATAACACCCGTaaatcatcttcatcatcttcatcgtACTCTCTTTCATATAATCCACCGGTCATTAATGAAGTCTCCGAACAGTCGTACGTCACCTCCCTAGGTGGTAACGGACAAATGGAATCTGTTGGGACGCCGGAAAACTCGTCGGTTTCGGTTGGgaatgatgattttgaaaaccaGAGTTGTCAAGGGAGGAGTAGATCGGTTGTGGACGAAGAAGAGCCCGATGCGAAGAGAtg GAAAATGGAGGGAGAAAATGAAGGCGGCGCCGCCGGAAACAGAGCCGTGAGAGAACCAAGAGTGGTGGTTCAGACAACCAGTGATATTGATATCCTTGTTGATGGTTATAGATGGAGAAAATATGGCCAGAAGGTTGTTAAAGGAAACCCAAATCCAAG GAGTTACTATAAGTGTACAAGCACAAATTGTAAGGTAAGGAAACATGTGGAGAGGGCGTCTCATAATCATAGAGAAGTTATCACAACCTACGAAGGTAAACACAATCACGATGTCCCGGCCGAAAGGGGACGTGGCAGCCATATGATCAACATGCCCTTACAAACCAGCCAACCAAATCCTTCTTCCAATCTCATCATGGACATTACTAGGCCTTCACCAATGCAAAATCCCATAAGGAACTCGAGGCTCGAAATGTTGGAGGGACCCTTAGGAGGGTTCGGTTACAGGTCTTTGTCATCCGACAACAACAATGTTTTCACAGTGGCTAAGGATGAGACAAGAGACGACATGTTTTTTGAGTCACTTCTCTGCTGA